A window of the Gemmatimonadota bacterium genome harbors these coding sequences:
- a CDS encoding efflux RND transporter permease subunit, whose protein sequence is MNSKSSLLPRISVLRPVSVTMCLVALLVLGAVAYVRMPVEMMPDGLTPPFLAVSVGFRNASPQETEQQITLPLEETLRTVKGIKTMRSYSSRGARVHMEFRQYTDMVAAYNQVSDRLERLKPLLPEEARDEVRIHKYDQDSWPVMYVAVSVDPAIAEPFQFIETFVQYPLERVDGVGRVDIFGADRKEVMVEVDQERMRARGVRIGEIVSTLRSDNFSLAGGYVREGTKKFYVRSLAQYVTLQEIENIQIQSRAGKVRLGDVASVVFEVPEKSWTQRIDGKRGMSFGIRQESGANVADVTDRVVAKLKAIEEDPRMAGQVSFQVMFNQGFFVKESIRNLRETGLWGGLFAALVLLFFLRTVRMTAIITLAIPLCVMIAMTALYFIGWSLNVVTMMGLMVGIGLVVDNAIVILENIYRRRGNGEAPEDAAIFGASEVGQAITMATFTTVVVFLPMMLFSGNMFMTFYMTRMGVPVGVALVGSLFVALLFIPLASVRLGKGRVRPNPKIIVKARGIYARMLSWTLRHRRDAVLIALALAATTMYPMDNLKRADRHRGDKFNDLDVRLRLPRHFSPEETEDIVGEVEEFLEARREKYGYETLRVYYRPGYGNLSLYMPAKSDDPWWYVAYKNTRKALGIPVAGPMERAEIVEDISKNMPRYVGVRHSVEGRGDGGGGGEPGVTVYLIGDDTEVLVSLVDEVERRLRQIPSLVGVDTDLELADDEVRIVIDRERAKRLGISVRDVARYISYGLQGVSLPRFKSDDGEVRVRLFLERADRQNLNQLRNFPFETDDGTEVALSEVASFQVSQGMERIARYDGKVKLRVRAYTTRGDTKGLAEDIDKVMAGLELPRGYSWDKGESFKRLKEDEASERLGIVMAVTSVFLLMGVLFESFILPFSVLFSIPFSFLGVYWTLYLTDTPMDRMASVGVIVLIGVVVNNAIVLVDMVNRLRADGMDRFDAIMEAGRNRFRPILMTTFTTVFGLLPMAVGDSNAMGTSYAPLGRTMMGGLLASTFLTLLVVPLFYTLLDDLRLAIRRLSASVFASRARDEAYDTADDD, encoded by the coding sequence ATGAATTCTAAATCTTCTCTTTTGCCGCGTATTTCGGTGTTGCGACCCGTGTCCGTTACCATGTGCCTTGTTGCACTACTGGTGCTGGGGGCGGTGGCGTATGTGCGTATGCCTGTCGAGATGATGCCCGATGGTTTGACGCCGCCCTTTTTGGCTGTGTCTGTTGGGTTTCGCAATGCCTCTCCGCAGGAGACCGAGCAACAGATTACTCTGCCGTTGGAAGAGACGCTGCGTACCGTAAAGGGTATTAAGACTATGCGTAGCTATAGCTCTCGGGGCGCACGCGTGCATATGGAATTTCGCCAATATACAGATATGGTGGCTGCGTACAATCAGGTTTCGGACCGGCTCGAGCGCCTCAAGCCCTTGCTGCCAGAAGAGGCGCGAGACGAGGTGCGTATTCACAAATACGATCAGGATTCGTGGCCTGTTATGTATGTGGCTGTGTCGGTAGATCCGGCTATTGCGGAACCCTTTCAGTTCATCGAGACCTTTGTGCAATATCCCTTGGAGCGCGTGGATGGGGTTGGGCGCGTGGATATATTTGGCGCGGACCGCAAGGAAGTGATGGTGGAGGTGGATCAAGAGCGCATGAGGGCGCGCGGTGTGCGCATTGGCGAGATTGTTTCGACCTTGAGGAGCGACAATTTTTCACTCGCTGGGGGCTATGTGCGCGAAGGCACAAAGAAATTTTATGTGCGGTCACTGGCGCAGTATGTCACGTTGCAGGAAATTGAAAATATCCAGATTCAATCACGGGCAGGCAAGGTGCGCCTGGGCGATGTGGCTTCGGTGGTTTTCGAGGTGCCCGAAAAGTCGTGGACGCAGCGCATTGATGGCAAAAGAGGTATGAGTTTTGGCATCAGACAGGAATCGGGTGCAAATGTCGCGGATGTGACCGATCGGGTTGTGGCAAAATTGAAAGCTATCGAAGAAGATCCGCGCATGGCCGGGCAGGTGTCGTTTCAGGTGATGTTCAATCAGGGATTTTTTGTTAAGGAATCGATTCGCAATCTTCGGGAAACTGGGCTTTGGGGCGGGTTATTTGCCGCGCTGGTGTTGTTGTTCTTTTTGCGTACTGTGCGGATGACGGCCATTATTACATTGGCTATTCCGCTGTGTGTGATGATTGCGATGACCGCGTTGTATTTTATCGGCTGGTCGCTCAATGTGGTGACTATGATGGGGCTTATGGTTGGGATTGGGCTGGTTGTGGATAATGCCATTGTGATTTTGGAGAATATTTATCGCCGGCGGGGCAATGGCGAGGCGCCTGAAGATGCCGCTATATTTGGTGCGAGTGAGGTGGGGCAGGCCATTACTATGGCGACGTTTACGACGGTGGTGGTGTTTTTGCCTATGATGTTGTTTAGCGGCAATATGTTTATGACTTTTTACATGACGCGCATGGGCGTTCCGGTTGGGGTGGCTCTGGTGGGGTCGCTATTTGTGGCGCTGTTGTTTATTCCCCTGGCATCTGTGCGATTGGGCAAAGGTCGGGTGCGTCCCAACCCCAAAATCATTGTGAAGGCGCGAGGTATTTATGCGCGCATGTTGAGTTGGACATTGCGACACCGCCGGGACGCGGTGTTGATCGCGCTGGCACTTGCGGCAACAACGATGTATCCCATGGATAATCTGAAGCGCGCAGATCGCCACCGCGGGGATAAGTTTAACGATTTGGATGTGCGGTTGAGGTTGCCGCGTCACTTTTCGCCAGAAGAAACCGAGGATATTGTGGGGGAAGTTGAGGAATTTCTGGAGGCGCGGCGCGAAAAATACGGCTATGAAACCCTGCGTGTTTACTACCGACCTGGCTACGGTAATCTGAGTTTATATATGCCGGCCAAGAGCGATGATCCGTGGTGGTACGTGGCGTACAAAAATACGCGCAAGGCCCTGGGGATACCCGTTGCTGGGCCTATGGAACGGGCTGAAATCGTGGAAGATATTAGCAAAAACATGCCCAGATATGTGGGTGTGCGGCATTCCGTGGAGGGGCGTGGTGATGGGGGAGGTGGTGGCGAGCCGGGCGTGACGGTTTATCTGATAGGCGATGATACCGAGGTTCTGGTTAGTCTCGTCGATGAGGTGGAGCGACGCTTGCGGCAGATCCCATCTCTCGTCGGTGTTGATACGGATTTGGAACTGGCTGATGACGAGGTGCGGATCGTGATTGATCGGGAGCGGGCGAAAAGACTTGGGATTTCTGTACGGGATGTTGCGCGCTATATTTCTTATGGTCTGCAAGGGGTGTCGTTGCCCCGTTTTAAGTCCGATGACGGCGAGGTGCGGGTGCGGCTTTTTCTGGAGAGGGCAGACCGACAAAATTTGAATCAGTTGCGCAATTTTCCGTTTGAGACCGACGATGGTACAGAAGTGGCTTTGAGCGAAGTCGCCTCCTTTCAGGTCTCTCAGGGGATGGAGCGCATTGCGCGGTACGATGGCAAGGTCAAGTTGCGCGTCAGGGCTTATACGACGCGGGGAGATACTAAGGGTCTGGCCGAGGATATTGACAAAGTGATGGCTGGCCTCGAGCTGCCCCGCGGGTATTCATGGGACAAAGGAGAGAGTTTCAAGCGACTTAAAGAGGACGAAGCCTCTGAGCGACTGGGAATTGTGATGGCGGTAACGAGTGTGTTTTTGTTGATGGGCGTTTTGTTCGAGTCATTTATTTTGCCGTTTTCAGTGCTTTTTTCAATTCCATTTTCTTTTTTGGGTGTTTACTGGACGCTGTATTTGACAGACACGCCTATGGATAGGATGGCGTCTGTGGGGGTGATTGTGTTGATCGGTGTGGTGGTGAATAACGCGATTGTGCTGGTGGATATGGTCAATCGCTTGCGTGCCGATGGCATGGATCGCTTTGATGCAATTATGGAAGCGGGGCGCAATCGCTTTCGTCCCATTTTGATGACGACGTTTACAACGGTCTTTGGCTTGTTGCCTATGGCTGTGGGCGATAGCAATGCAATGGGTACGTCTTATGCGCCTTTGGGGCGCACGATGATGGGCGGGCTGTTGGCCTCGACATTTCTGACTTTACTGGTCGTGCCTTTGTTTTATACTTTGCTCGACGATTTACGTCTGGCGATTCGGCGTTTGAGCGCGAGTGTGTTTGCCTCTCGCGCGAGGGATGAGGCTTATGATACGGCCGACGATGATTGA
- the pdxA gene encoding 4-hydroxythreonine-4-phosphate dehydrogenase PdxA produces MLEKDVSEKRPLMGITMGDPCGIGPEVILKALECEESYRVCKPLVIGHPEILKRDMVMAGVQLDVRVVERPEDGAFEFGCVDVWCPVDVNVDQIEMGEVCCEAGRVAAEWVICAVDLAMADRIDGIVTAPLNKEAMNLAGYPFAGHTELLAEKSGAERAHLMLVSDRMNVSHVTGHIALHEVPDRLTVDLICDTVRLTRDVLIGMGKLDPRIAVCGLNPHAGENGLFGSEDAEVVRPAVEKALSKGWRVDGPLPADTTFLKVYNGLYDGVVAMYHDQGHVPAKLVAFDKAVNVTLGLPIVRASVDHGTAYDIAGKGIAKAVNMLQAIRVGSKLAVQITPSPR; encoded by the coding sequence ATGTTAGAGAAAGACGTTTCAGAAAAACGCCCGCTGATGGGTATTACGATGGGCGATCCGTGTGGTATAGGACCGGAAGTGATTTTGAAGGCTCTGGAATGTGAGGAAAGCTATCGCGTGTGCAAGCCGCTGGTTATTGGGCATCCGGAAATATTGAAGCGCGATATGGTTATGGCTGGTGTACAATTGGATGTGCGGGTTGTGGAACGACCCGAAGATGGTGCGTTTGAGTTTGGGTGTGTTGATGTCTGGTGTCCGGTGGATGTGAATGTGGATCAGATTGAAATGGGTGAGGTGTGTTGTGAGGCGGGTAGAGTAGCGGCTGAGTGGGTGATTTGCGCGGTTGATCTGGCGATGGCGGATCGCATTGACGGGATTGTGACAGCGCCTTTGAATAAGGAGGCGATGAATCTGGCGGGTTATCCCTTTGCGGGTCATACGGAGTTGTTGGCTGAGAAATCGGGCGCAGAGCGCGCACATCTTATGCTGGTATCTGATCGCATGAATGTGTCGCATGTGACGGGGCATATTGCGTTGCACGAGGTTCCAGATAGGCTTACGGTTGATTTGATTTGCGATACGGTTCGGCTTACCCGCGATGTGCTTATCGGCATGGGGAAGTTAGATCCCAGGATAGCAGTATGCGGGTTAAATCCACACGCGGGCGAAAATGGCTTGTTTGGTAGCGAGGATGCAGAGGTCGTCCGTCCCGCAGTTGAAAAGGCTCTGAGCAAAGGCTGGCGCGTTGATGGGCCTCTGCCTGCGGATACGACTTTTTTGAAGGTTTATAATGGACTATACGACGGCGTGGTGGCGATGTATCACGATCAGGGCCATGTGCCCGCAAAGCTGGTGGCGTTTGACAAGGCTGTCAATGTGACCCTGGGCTTGCCGATTGTGCGGGCGTCTGTGGATCACGGTACGGCTTATGATATTGCGGGCAAGGGTATCGCTAAGGCCGTGAATATGTTGCAGGCGATTCGCGTGGGGAGTAAGTTGGCGGTTCAGATTACTCCATCCCCGCGATGA
- a CDS encoding Rid family hydrolase translates to MKKQPFTSKRGNIPKFPYSQAIIYGDLIFISAQPPVDPETDEIVGDDIKTQTRCILTNISGILEDAGTSLDNVLKVTVILQDRSLFSDFNDAYAEFFPDNAPTRTPIFGDTGAHLILLDVIAGME, encoded by the coding sequence ATGAAAAAACAACCCTTCACCAGCAAACGCGGCAACATCCCCAAATTCCCATACTCCCAGGCCATAATCTACGGCGACCTCATCTTCATCTCTGCCCAACCCCCGGTCGATCCGGAAACCGATGAAATTGTCGGAGACGATATCAAAACGCAAACCCGGTGCATTCTCACCAACATATCGGGCATACTCGAAGACGCGGGAACATCGCTCGACAACGTCCTGAAAGTAACCGTCATCCTCCAGGACCGCTCTCTTTTCTCGGACTTCAACGACGCCTACGCCGAATTCTTCCCCGACAACGCCCCCACGCGCACCCCCATCTTTGGCGATACCGGCGCACACCTCATACTCCTCGACGTCATCGCGGGGATGGAGTAA